Proteins encoded in a region of the Zea mays cultivar B73 chromosome 4, Zm-B73-REFERENCE-NAM-5.0, whole genome shotgun sequence genome:
- the LOC100277241 gene encoding uncharacterized protein, which translates to MGGKSSFFCPIFSFLRKSRRYEYDDDMSDWDGRTGYVRKVRSSDEDYGGWWVGERDVDSKASDFINNFHQKKVAG; encoded by the coding sequence ATGGGAGGCAAGTCGTCCTTCTTCTGCCCCATCTTCAGCTTCCTGCGCAAGTCCAGGCGGTACGAGTACGACGACGACATGAGCGACTGGGACGGCCGGACCGGGTACGTGCGCAAGGTGCGCTCCAGCGACGAGGACTACGGCGGCTGGTGGGTCGGCGAGCGCGACGTCGACAGCAAGGCCTCCGACTTCATCAACAACTTCCACCAGAAGAAGGTCGCCGGCTAG